The following are from one region of the Nostoc cf. commune SO-36 genome:
- a CDS encoding DUF4174 domain-containing protein, whose translation MSSFNLSSQKWQNRVLLVFAPSVNNHDYQQQMQLFDQHQNSFINRDLVLVQVLANQSYANGQLIDESSAANLRNRFGVDKENFRVILVGKDGGVKRQDTTPVKAKAIFEQIDAMPMRQQEMQERGRK comes from the coding sequence ATGTCTTCATTTAACCTTAGTTCCCAAAAATGGCAAAACCGCGTTTTACTAGTGTTTGCACCATCTGTTAATAACCACGACTATCAGCAACAGATGCAGTTATTTGACCAGCACCAAAACAGTTTTATAAACCGGGATTTAGTTCTTGTTCAAGTTTTGGCAAATCAAAGCTATGCCAACGGACAGTTAATAGATGAGTCTTCTGCTGCCAATTTGCGAAATCGCTTTGGAGTTGATAAAGAAAATTTTCGCGTTATTTTGGTGGGCAAAGATGGTGGTGTTAAGCGCCAAGACACTACACCAGTCAAAGCGAAAGCAATTTTTGAGCAAATTGACGCTATGCCCATGCGCCAGCAAGAAATGCAAGAGCGAGGCAGAAAGTAG
- a CDS encoding hybrid sensor histidine kinase/response regulator, translating to MQVVSARDITECNPTQDALKSRENSRRKQSQTLVQLARSKTFQQGNLNAVLREITETTARTLLVERVGVWLYNEERSKIECINLYDVKTKKHTFGNSLSKTDFPAYFQALEEERTITADDAVNDTRTQELSESYLSVMGITSLLDAPIWLEGRLVGVVCHEHVGKGRQWTLEEETFAGSIADFVTLAIEANERNVVQEALRQSEAQFRAIFERSSIGIGLIDMKAQIVDTNLALCEILGYSREELYGKCFTHYISTQRGDLKLYKQLISVIRTDLKTTSSDGLQPSKHHEQLVQRHRIEMERRCIHQNGSLIWTHISVSIIPGSNGEPEFFLAMIEDITERKQTELKLRASQEAAEAANRAKSEFLATMSHELRTPLNAIMGLSQLLEQEIVGSLNEKQNEYVNSIYSSGEHLLTLINDILDLSKVEAGKEELLLSPLSVSDLCNYAIWTVRDRALEKGLQLTYEIEQDADICIADERRIKQMLLNLLTNAIKFTSAGQVSLVVKNVPQGITFTVSDTGIGIDSNQFQFLFEPFKQLDSRLNRQYEGTGLGLALTRKLARLHGGDVTVTSTLGKGSQFTLFLPNLVQPEDERNEEENFTLFSSSPVISRNKTILLVEGNQNTATVLQDYLHTIGYQVKWINNENDFLKQAQNLQPDLVLFDFQLIKDVKILNLLNILKKEPGWEDLPIVIITSSEPLEEEISQLTGTVNDYLIKPFRIAQLESILMRYLS from the coding sequence ATGCAGGTGGTTTCAGCTAGAGATATTACAGAGTGCAACCCGACCCAAGATGCTTTAAAAAGCAGAGAAAATAGTCGGCGAAAACAAAGCCAGACGCTAGTACAGCTAGCAAGAAGCAAGACATTTCAGCAAGGTAATCTCAATGCGGTGTTGAGGGAAATCACAGAAACTACTGCTAGGACGCTCTTAGTAGAGCGAGTTGGCGTATGGTTATATAATGAAGAACGTTCCAAAATTGAATGCATAAATTTGTATGATGTGAAGACTAAAAAGCATACTTTTGGTAACTCGCTTTCAAAAACAGATTTTCCTGCTTATTTCCAGGCTTTAGAAGAAGAACGTACCATTACAGCAGATGATGCCGTAAACGATACTAGAACCCAAGAATTATCTGAATCTTATCTTTCAGTTATGGGCATTACGTCCCTATTAGATGCACCAATTTGGCTAGAGGGTCGTTTGGTAGGTGTAGTGTGCCACGAACACGTAGGCAAAGGTCGCCAATGGACTTTAGAAGAAGAGACTTTTGCTGGTTCGATTGCAGATTTTGTAACGCTAGCTATAGAAGCAAACGAGCGAAACGTCGTACAGGAAGCACTGCGACAGAGTGAAGCGCAATTCCGGGCGATTTTTGAGCGTTCCTCTATCGGCATTGGACTGATAGATATGAAAGCACAAATAGTCGATACGAATCTGGCACTATGTGAGATTTTAGGATACAGCCGAGAAGAACTATACGGCAAGTGCTTTACCCATTACATTTCCACACAAAGGGGGGATTTAAAACTTTACAAACAACTAATTTCGGTAATTCGCACAGACTTAAAAACAACTTCGAGTGATGGGTTGCAACCTTCCAAACATCACGAGCAGCTTGTCCAAAGACATCGTATTGAGATGGAAAGACGATGCATACATCAAAATGGTAGCTTAATTTGGACTCATATTTCTGTTTCTATTATACCAGGCAGCAATGGTGAACCTGAGTTTTTTCTAGCGATGATTGAGGACATTACTGAACGCAAGCAAACAGAATTGAAACTGCGTGCTTCTCAAGAAGCAGCAGAAGCGGCTAATCGGGCAAAAAGCGAATTTTTAGCAACCATGAGCCATGAGTTGCGGACACCTCTCAATGCGATTATGGGTTTGTCGCAATTGCTGGAACAAGAAATAGTTGGCTCTCTTAATGAAAAGCAGAACGAATATGTAAATTCTATATATAGTAGTGGTGAACATCTGCTGACACTGATTAATGATATTCTTGATTTATCTAAGGTAGAAGCAGGTAAAGAGGAACTGTTACTCTCACCTTTGTCAGTCTCAGATTTGTGTAATTATGCCATCTGGACAGTGCGCGATCGCGCCTTAGAAAAAGGATTGCAACTTACATACGAAATTGAGCAAGATGCGGATATTTGCATTGCTGATGAACGGCGCATCAAGCAAATGTTACTCAACCTGCTCACCAATGCCATTAAATTCACTTCCGCCGGTCAGGTATCGCTGGTAGTCAAAAACGTACCCCAAGGGATAACGTTTACAGTTTCAGATACTGGAATTGGTATAGATTCAAATCAGTTTCAATTTCTATTTGAACCGTTTAAACAACTTGATAGTCGGTTAAATCGGCAGTACGAAGGCACTGGTTTGGGTTTAGCTTTAACACGCAAATTAGCGCGTTTGCACGGTGGAGATGTTACGGTGACATCAACTTTGGGGAAGGGTAGTCAGTTCACTCTGTTTTTACCAAATCTAGTGCAGCCTGAAGATGAGAGAAATGAAGAAGAAAATTTTACCTTGTTCTCTTCTTCTCCAGTCATTTCCAGAAATAAAACTATTCTGCTTGTGGAAGGAAATCAAAATACTGCCACAGTATTGCAAGATTATCTTCACACAATTGGCTACCAAGTCAAATGGATAAATAATGAAAATGACTTTTTAAAACAGGCGCAAAACCTCCAACCGGATTTAGTGTTATTTGATTTCCAGTTAATCAAGGATGTTAAAATCTTGAATTTGCTGAATATCCTTAAAAAAGAGCCTGGTTGGGAAGATTTGCCAATTGTAATTATAACCTCTAGCGAACCTTTAGAAGAGGAAATTTCCCAGTTGACGGGCACTGTCAATGACTACCTCATTAAGCCATTTCGGATAGCCCAGCTAGAGTCAATACTGATGCGATATTTGAGTTAA
- a CDS encoding HD domain-containing protein, with protein MPTENFMNILFSNWQHTLQTFGVDHVIAEKSFSDLVTGYSTPGRYYHTLKHIDHVLSTIQILQGYTTNLAAVQLAAWFHDVVYDTEAQDNEQRSADYAFDLLSNLGIPESTITIVTRIILNTKDHQAAVDDYDSQVLLDADLAILATNQVLYGEYAHAIRQEYSWMAEADYITGRQQVLERFLQRSRIYFTPLMSEFAEPSARGNIQGEIQSLLSS; from the coding sequence ATGCCTACAGAAAACTTCATGAATATTTTATTTTCTAACTGGCAACACACACTCCAAACCTTTGGTGTTGACCACGTAATCGCTGAGAAATCCTTTAGTGACTTGGTTACAGGTTACTCTACTCCTGGTCGCTACTACCATACACTTAAACACATTGATCACGTCCTCAGCACAATTCAGATTTTGCAAGGCTACACCACCAATTTAGCTGCTGTTCAACTAGCTGCCTGGTTTCATGATGTAGTGTATGACACTGAAGCTCAAGATAATGAACAACGAAGTGCAGACTATGCTTTTGATCTGCTGAGTAATTTGGGTATTCCAGAAAGTACCATAACTATTGTCACTCGTATCATTCTGAACACTAAAGACCATCAAGCTGCGGTGGATGATTATGATAGCCAAGTCCTACTTGATGCAGATTTAGCGATTTTGGCTACTAACCAAGTGCTGTATGGAGAATATGCCCATGCTATTCGCCAGGAATATAGCTGGATGGCAGAGGCGGATTATATCACAGGTCGTCAGCAGGTTTTAGAACGATTTTTACAGCGATCGCGTATCTACTTTACGCCTTTAATGTCAGAATTCGCCGAACCATCTGCCCGTGGCAATATTCAAGGAGAAATTCAGTCTTTATTATCTAGTTAG
- a CDS encoding DUF1499 domain-containing protein produces MSHLLTAIRQRLLWNVTFAILLTLISILILPGATWAASSSLGVDNGHLSSCPPSPNCVVSQNADSKHAIDPITYHVDRDAARETLLKVLTVVPRTEVIEQTPNYIHALSKSRIFKFVDDVEFYLPSNESVIHLRSASRVGDSDLGVNRRRVEQIRLALRDLNI; encoded by the coding sequence ATGTCTCATCTGCTAACAGCGATTCGTCAACGACTATTGTGGAATGTCACTTTTGCAATACTCCTAACTTTGATTAGTATTTTAATACTTCCTGGGGCTACTTGGGCAGCCTCTTCTAGTTTGGGAGTTGATAATGGTCATCTTAGTTCTTGTCCTCCTTCCCCTAACTGTGTTGTCAGTCAAAATGCTGATTCCAAGCACGCTATTGACCCGATTACTTATCATGTAGACCGCGATGCAGCTAGAGAAACCTTACTAAAAGTTCTCACTGTTGTTCCTCGCACAGAGGTTATAGAACAGACTCCTAATTACATCCATGCTCTTTCTAAAAGCCGCATCTTTAAATTTGTTGATGATGTAGAGTTTTATTTGCCTTCCAATGAGTCAGTAATTCATTTGCGCTCGGCATCTCGCGTGGGAGATTCGGATCTTGGTGTCAACCGCAGGCGTGTCGAACAAATTCGTTTGGCGCTGCGCGATCTAAATATTTGA
- a CDS encoding acyl-CoA dehydrogenase family protein: MIDFSLTEEQQMLQSLARDFAQNEISPIVQIIEESNNPEIEPWDFCKHLFHKGTELGFTSLMLPKELGGVGGKCIDMAVVLEEIGAVDVSIACSYFNLTAAMSLFVSRVTTQEQQKRILSFVNSGKPHLFSAAESEANIATSDIFCPFPDSNIGMKTFAAREGNAYILNGTKSPLVTNGGIADAYFIIARTAMDKPLHESLSIFYVPTDTPGIKFGKKTQMIGWKASHHAEICLDNVLVPVENLIGQEGEAGKLLMLLPEVAIGLAASYVGLARAAYEYALNYAKRRVSWGRPIIEHQSVALKLADMIINTQAARLMVWDAAVTAETSPQLAATIKAPAAKTFAVDVAIKNAQTAVEILGGYGVTKECLAGKFLADATIGYSCDFTREVLRLGVVNFL, translated from the coding sequence ATGATTGACTTTAGCCTCACTGAAGAACAGCAGATGTTGCAATCACTTGCGCGTGACTTTGCTCAAAACGAGATTAGTCCTATTGTTCAGATAATAGAAGAGTCTAACAATCCAGAGATAGAACCTTGGGATTTTTGCAAACACTTGTTCCATAAGGGGACTGAATTAGGATTCACATCTTTGATGCTTCCAAAAGAGTTAGGAGGTGTAGGTGGGAAATGCATAGACATGGCTGTAGTCTTAGAAGAAATAGGCGCTGTTGATGTCAGCATTGCTTGTAGTTACTTTAATCTCACCGCAGCTATGTCGCTGTTTGTCAGTAGAGTTACAACCCAAGAACAACAAAAACGAATACTATCTTTTGTTAATTCTGGAAAACCCCATCTATTCAGTGCCGCAGAGAGTGAAGCTAATATCGCCACCTCAGATATATTCTGCCCCTTCCCAGACTCCAATATTGGGATGAAAACCTTTGCAGCACGCGAGGGCAATGCATACATTCTCAATGGAACAAAATCCCCGTTAGTTACAAATGGTGGGATTGCGGATGCCTACTTCATCATTGCCCGTACAGCGATGGATAAACCATTACACGAAAGTTTGTCTATCTTTTACGTTCCAACAGATACGCCTGGGATTAAGTTTGGCAAAAAGACACAGATGATTGGTTGGAAAGCTTCTCATCATGCCGAGATTTGCCTGGATAACGTCCTAGTCCCTGTGGAAAACCTGATTGGACAAGAAGGCGAAGCCGGAAAACTACTGATGTTGCTTCCAGAAGTAGCTATTGGGCTGGCAGCTTCTTATGTTGGTTTGGCTCGTGCTGCTTATGAGTATGCTTTGAATTATGCCAAGCGAAGAGTCAGTTGGGGTCGTCCGATTATCGAACATCAGTCAGTGGCTTTAAAATTAGCAGACATGATCATTAACACCCAAGCTGCAAGACTGATGGTATGGGATGCAGCAGTTACAGCAGAAACTTCTCCCCAACTTGCCGCCACAATCAAAGCACCAGCTGCCAAGACTTTTGCAGTAGATGTCGCAATCAAAAACGCACAAACAGCAGTTGAGATTCTTGGGGGCTATGGGGTAACAAAAGAATGTTTGGCTGGCAAGTTTCTTGCCGATGCAACTATCGGGTATTCCTGTGACTTTACGCGAGAAGTCTTGCGTCTGGGGGTCGTAAACTTTTTATAA
- the pruA gene encoding L-glutamate gamma-semialdehyde dehydrogenase: MVLQVQTSTYEAKTQEIAKQLLAATSENRSFLSSLRDQMRWDDKLLAWAMSNPGLRVQLFRFIDTLPALHSKSEIASHLQEYLGDESVELPAALKGMLNFANPDSMPGQVAATTVGTAVETLAHKYISGENIKQVIKTVERLRKEKMAFTIDLLGEAVITEAEAQSYLERYLELMQQLVEASKNWPVIPAIDEADGEPIPKVQVSVKLTAFYSQFDPLDAKGSEERVSDRIRILLRRAKELGAAVHFDMEQYAYKDITLSILKKLLLEEEFRLRTDIGITIQAYLRDSEQDVKDVISWLKQRGYPLTIRLVKGAYWDQETIKAAQKHWPQPVYNDKAATDVNFETITQLLLENHDYVYSAIGSHNVRSHSRAIAIAESLNVPRRRFELQVLYGMGDKVAKALVDKGYRVRVYCPYGELLPGMAYLIRRLLENTANSSFLRQNLENRPIEELLAPPIVKDEKNSLTPYSHFVGAADTDYAEEEVRTKTAQAFQRVRQQLGKTYLPLINGEYVNTPEFVDSLNPSNFSEVVGKVGLISVEQAEQAMQAAKAAFPGWRKTPAKQRADILRKAGDLMELRRAELSAWMVLEVGKPVKEADGEVSEAIDFCRYYADEIERLDEGFNYDIPGETNRYIYQPSGIVVVISPWNFPLAIACGMTVAALVSGNCTLLKPAETSSVITAKLTEILIEAGFPKGVFQYVPGKGSQVGAYLVNHPDTHVIAFTGSQEVGCRIYAEAAILKPGQKHMKRVIAEMGGKNAIIVDESADLDQAVVGVVQSAFGYSGQKCSAASRVIVLEPIYDAFVQRLVEATKSLNIGEAELPSTQVGPVIDANARDRIREYIEKGKAEAQLALELPAPEQGYFIGPVIFSEVSPNAVISQEEIFGPVLAVIRVKDFQEALAVANGTNYALTGGLYSRTPSHIQQAQTEFEVGNLYINRNITGAIVGRQPFGGFKLSGVGSKAGGPDYLLQFLEPRAVTENIQRQGFAPIEGAD; this comes from the coding sequence GTGGTATTACAAGTACAGACAAGCACCTACGAAGCTAAAACTCAAGAAATTGCTAAACAACTTCTAGCAGCAACGTCCGAAAATCGTTCGTTTTTGTCTTCCCTGCGCGATCAAATGCGCTGGGATGATAAATTACTAGCTTGGGCGATGAGTAATCCTGGGTTACGGGTGCAACTATTTCGCTTTATAGATACGCTACCTGCTTTACACAGTAAATCAGAAATTGCCTCACATTTACAAGAATATTTAGGAGATGAGTCTGTAGAATTACCGGCAGCTTTAAAGGGAATGCTAAACTTTGCTAATCCCGACTCGATGCCAGGGCAAGTTGCTGCTACAACTGTTGGTACAGCCGTTGAGACTCTTGCTCATAAATATATTTCTGGGGAAAATATTAAACAAGTCATCAAAACAGTTGAACGACTGCGAAAAGAAAAAATGGCTTTCACCATCGATTTACTTGGTGAAGCGGTGATTACCGAAGCCGAAGCGCAGTCTTATCTAGAACGCTATCTAGAATTAATGCAACAATTGGTGGAAGCATCAAAGAATTGGCCAGTTATCCCGGCTATTGATGAAGCTGATGGCGAACCCATACCAAAAGTTCAGGTTTCTGTTAAATTAACAGCGTTTTATTCTCAATTTGACCCATTAGATGCTAAAGGTAGTGAAGAGCGAGTTAGCGATCGCATTCGGATTCTCTTACGTCGTGCTAAAGAGTTAGGTGCAGCTGTCCATTTTGATATGGAACAGTATGCCTATAAGGACATAACTCTCAGCATCCTGAAAAAACTCTTACTAGAAGAAGAGTTTCGGCTACGCACAGATATTGGTATAACCATTCAAGCATATCTGCGTGACAGCGAACAAGATGTCAAAGACGTAATTTCTTGGTTGAAACAGCGCGGTTATCCTCTAACAATCCGCTTGGTGAAAGGCGCATATTGGGATCAGGAAACTATCAAAGCAGCCCAAAAGCATTGGCCACAGCCAGTTTACAACGACAAAGCCGCAACTGATGTTAACTTTGAAACCATCACTCAGTTATTGCTAGAAAATCATGATTATGTGTATTCTGCCATTGGTAGCCATAACGTGCGATCGCACTCTCGCGCCATTGCCATAGCTGAAAGTTTAAATGTCCCCCGCCGTCGTTTTGAATTACAAGTCCTCTACGGTATGGGTGATAAAGTTGCCAAGGCATTGGTTGACAAGGGTTATCGAGTCAGAGTTTACTGTCCTTACGGTGAATTGTTGCCGGGGATGGCGTATTTAATTCGGCGGTTGTTGGAAAATACCGCTAATAGTTCTTTTTTACGGCAAAATCTCGAAAATAGACCAATTGAAGAGTTATTAGCGCCGCCGATTGTCAAAGATGAAAAGAACTCTTTAACTCCTTACTCTCATTTTGTCGGTGCTGCTGATACTGATTATGCTGAGGAAGAGGTGAGAACGAAGACGGCGCAAGCTTTCCAGAGGGTTCGCCAACAGTTGGGTAAAACTTATTTGCCGTTGATTAATGGCGAATATGTTAATACGCCGGAATTTGTCGATTCTCTCAATCCTTCTAATTTCAGTGAGGTAGTTGGTAAGGTTGGATTGATTAGTGTTGAACAGGCAGAACAAGCGATGCAAGCTGCTAAAGCAGCCTTTCCTGGGTGGAGGAAAACACCAGCTAAACAACGCGCTGATATTTTGCGGAAAGCGGGTGATTTGATGGAACTCCGCCGCGCTGAATTATCGGCTTGGATGGTTTTGGAAGTTGGGAAACCAGTTAAGGAAGCTGATGGAGAGGTTTCGGAAGCGATAGATTTCTGTCGGTACTACGCTGATGAGATAGAACGGTTAGATGAAGGTTTTAATTACGACATTCCAGGCGAAACTAATCGTTATATTTACCAGCCAAGCGGTATTGTTGTAGTAATTTCTCCCTGGAATTTCCCGCTAGCGATCGCTTGTGGAATGACTGTCGCAGCTTTGGTTTCAGGCAATTGCACTCTCCTCAAACCGGCGGAAACATCTTCTGTAATTACGGCAAAACTTACAGAAATTTTAATCGAGGCTGGTTTCCCCAAAGGTGTATTTCAATACGTACCTGGCAAAGGTTCGCAAGTCGGCGCTTATTTGGTAAATCATCCAGATACTCATGTGATTGCCTTTACAGGTTCCCAGGAAGTGGGCTGTAGAATTTACGCAGAAGCCGCAATATTGAAACCTGGACAAAAGCACATGAAACGCGTGATTGCGGAAATGGGTGGCAAGAATGCCATTATCGTCGATGAAAGTGCTGATTTAGACCAAGCCGTTGTAGGAGTTGTGCAGTCAGCATTTGGTTACAGTGGACAAAAATGTTCTGCGGCTTCTAGGGTGATTGTGCTGGAACCGATTTATGATGCCTTTGTGCAACGATTGGTGGAAGCTACAAAATCCTTGAATATTGGGGAAGCAGAGTTACCTAGTACACAAGTTGGGCCAGTGATTGATGCTAATGCCCGTGATCGCATCCGCGAGTATATTGAGAAGGGTAAGGCAGAAGCACAATTAGCCTTGGAATTACCAGCACCCGAACAAGGATATTTTATCGGCCCAGTCATTTTTAGTGAAGTATCGCCAAACGCAGTAATTTCCCAGGAAGAAATTTTTGGCCCTGTGCTGGCGGTAATTCGGGTGAAAGATTTCCAGGAAGCATTAGCAGTCGCCAATGGTACTAATTACGCCTTGACTGGCGGACTTTATTCTCGAACGCCTTCCCATATTCAGCAGGCGCAGACAGAATTTGAAGTCGGTAATTTGTACATCAACCGCAATATTACCGGAGCGATCGTTGGACGGCAACCCTTTGGTGGATTCAAACTTTCTGGAGTAGGTTCAAAAGCAGGTGGTCCTGATTACCTACTGCAATTTTTGGAACCACGCGCCGTGACAGAAAATATTCAGCGTCAAGGTTTTGCACCAATTGAAGGTGCAGATTAA